Proteins encoded together in one Lysinibacillus sp. FSL K6-0232 window:
- a CDS encoding TetR/AcrR family transcriptional regulator, which yields MSKKLDPRVRRTRQLLRDALVALIDEQGYEKITVQDITQRATLNRATFYLHYRDKLDLLYQSSAEILQELVSSIQPTVREKKEVNLLPNYDQPHETFMHLFEQIALNSKLYKVYLTEQNIPYFAAGLKDIIIEFVANGIALMEPNDQKLTVPRDMAVRFYAAAFLEVIIWWLEHDMPYTPKFMATQLMRLTIKGPYMDNPFQQ from the coding sequence ATGTCGAAAAAATTAGACCCTCGTGTAAGAAGAACACGCCAATTATTAAGAGATGCATTAGTGGCATTAATTGATGAACAAGGCTATGAGAAAATTACGGTGCAGGATATTACACAGCGTGCAACCCTAAACCGTGCCACTTTTTATTTACATTATCGTGATAAGCTAGATTTACTGTATCAAAGCTCAGCGGAGATTTTGCAGGAATTAGTAAGCAGTATTCAGCCAACCGTGCGAGAAAAAAAGGAAGTTAATTTATTGCCCAATTATGACCAGCCACATGAAACATTTATGCATCTATTTGAGCAAATTGCGCTTAATAGCAAGCTTTATAAGGTTTATTTAACAGAGCAAAATATTCCGTATTTTGCGGCTGGCTTAAAGGACATTATTATTGAGTTTGTAGCAAACGGTATTGCTTTAATGGAGCCTAATGATCAGAAGCTTACTGTGCCGCGTGATATGGCTGTGCGCTTTTATGCCGCTGCCTTTCTTGAGGTCATTATTTGGTGGCTTGAGCATGATATGCCCTATACACCCAAATTTATGGCGACACAGCTTATGCGACTTACGATAAAGGGACCATATATGGACAATCCCTTTCAGCAATAG
- a CDS encoding aspartate kinase: MIVCKFGGTSVASAEQIQKVANIVKSNPARKIVAVSAPGKRSGDDIKVTDLLIQLANAALQNEDIEEKLQTVVNRYKAIADGLALDHAICDIIAEDLRERVQGDKANIDLFVDSLKAAGEDNNAKLIAAYFNAIGMPARYVSPKEGLVVNDLPERTFALPEAYTNLASLKDTKEIIVFPGFFGYTKAGILRTFDRGGSDITGSILAAAVEAELYENFTDVDCVFSANPKVVNDPVEIKEITYREMRELSYAGFSVFHDEALMPVYKIGVPVNIKNTNNPSAPGTRIVPSRPATGRPVTGISADSGFSTLYVSKYLMNREVGFGRKLLQILEDEHISYEHTPSGLDDISVIMRSNQLTPESEARILSRVKEELHADHVEMRHGFSMIVIVGEGMRHNTGLAARAATAISRTGANIEMINQGSSEVSLVFGVLQEYENRILQALYEEFFAHAKA; the protein is encoded by the coding sequence ATGATCGTATGTAAATTTGGTGGAACATCTGTAGCAAGTGCAGAGCAAATTCAAAAGGTAGCAAATATTGTGAAATCGAATCCAGCACGTAAAATCGTTGCTGTTTCAGCGCCGGGGAAACGCTCTGGTGACGATATAAAAGTAACAGACCTATTAATTCAATTAGCAAATGCAGCGTTGCAAAATGAGGATATCGAAGAAAAATTACAAACAGTTGTGAATCGCTATAAGGCGATTGCAGACGGCTTAGCATTAGACCATGCTATTTGTGATATTATTGCTGAGGATTTACGTGAACGTGTACAAGGTGATAAAGCGAATATTGATTTATTTGTCGACAGCCTTAAAGCAGCAGGTGAAGATAATAACGCGAAGCTTATTGCCGCCTATTTTAATGCAATCGGTATGCCTGCTCGCTATGTAAGCCCGAAGGAAGGTTTGGTGGTCAATGATTTACCAGAACGTACCTTTGCTTTACCAGAGGCATATACAAATTTAGCGTCATTAAAAGATACAAAAGAAATTATTGTGTTCCCTGGTTTCTTCGGTTACACTAAAGCGGGCATATTGCGAACGTTTGACCGTGGCGGTTCTGATATTACAGGCTCTATTTTAGCGGCAGCCGTTGAAGCAGAGCTTTATGAAAACTTTACGGATGTAGATTGTGTGTTCTCTGCAAATCCGAAGGTTGTTAATGATCCAGTGGAAATTAAAGAAATTACGTATCGCGAAATGCGTGAACTATCCTATGCAGGCTTTTCGGTATTCCATGATGAAGCGTTAATGCCTGTCTACAAGATTGGGGTGCCAGTGAACATTAAAAATACAAATAATCCTTCAGCCCCAGGTACACGTATTGTACCAAGCCGCCCTGCAACAGGTCGTCCTGTTACAGGTATTTCGGCAGACAGTGGCTTTTCAACATTATATGTTTCTAAATATTTAATGAACCGTGAAGTAGGCTTTGGACGAAAGCTGCTTCAAATTTTAGAAGATGAGCATATTTCTTATGAACACACACCATCTGGCTTAGATGATATTTCCGTTATTATGCGTTCGAATCAGCTAACACCAGAAAGTGAAGCACGTATTCTTAGCCGTGTGAAAGAGGAGCTGCATGCAGATCACGTAGAGATGCGCCATGGCTTCTCAATGATTGTGATTGTTGGAGAGGGAATGCGCCATAATACAGGATTAGCTGCTCGCGCTGCCACAGCGATTTCAAGAACAGGCGCAAACATTGAAATGATTAATCAAGGCTCGTCTGAAGTAAGTCTTGTGTTTGGTGTACTTCAGGAATATGAAAACCGCATTTTACAAGCGCTATATGAAGAGTTTTTCGCGCATGCAAAGGCTTAA
- a CDS encoding adenosylcobinamide amidohydrolase — protein sequence MPILGKEHIEVFDNYIALRVASPLKVVSSAMHNPGFGYYTHLMNRTVPITYDERQPHQEYQQFLQAQGFPIDNTVAMMTAVQAKFATVREFTYEGIQIVIMITAGLGNAVDITRAFHREEQYHAGTINTWVLINGKLSDEALFQAMISTTEAKVKAVVDEAIIDPTTGTQATGTSTDSLLIASTEEGDYHQYAGPITLLGKVIGYGVYTTMREAIARYKQDKEEKAQC from the coding sequence ATGCCCATACTTGGCAAGGAGCATATTGAGGTTTTCGACAACTATATTGCACTGCGAGTTGCTTCACCACTCAAGGTTGTATCCTCAGCGATGCATAACCCCGGCTTTGGCTACTATACACATTTAATGAACCGTACAGTGCCAATCACATATGATGAAAGACAGCCCCATCAGGAGTACCAGCAATTTTTGCAGGCACAGGGCTTTCCAATCGACAATACGGTGGCAATGATGACGGCTGTACAAGCGAAATTTGCGACCGTGCGAGAATTTACATATGAAGGTATCCAGATTGTTATTATGATTACAGCAGGGCTTGGTAATGCGGTTGATATTACGCGCGCATTCCATCGAGAGGAGCAGTACCATGCAGGCACGATTAATACATGGGTGCTCATTAATGGCAAGCTGTCTGATGAAGCATTATTTCAGGCAATGATTTCGACAACAGAGGCAAAGGTCAAGGCAGTAGTGGATGAAGCAATCATAGACCCTACAACGGGCACACAGGCTACAGGCACTTCAACAGATAGCTTGCTTATTGCCTCTACAGAAGAGGGCGACTACCATCAATATGCAGGGCCTATTACGCTGCTTGGCAAGGTGATTGGCTATGGCGTTTATACAACAATGCGTGAGGCAATTGCCCGCTATAAACAAGATAAAGAGGAGAAGGCACAATGTTGA
- the cbiB gene encoding adenosylcobinamide-phosphate synthase CbiB, which produces MLTLIIACLIGLLFDLVVGDPPRLPHPVRWIGKLIQAQTALWNKGKWRKLRGMVMALAVVGTTMFVVTLIVLLSYQVSLLFGIAVEGLLIGIGLAQRSLKEAALAVYEPLVQGDFAEARVKLSWIVGRDTDQLGEDEIVRGVVETVSENTSDGVTAPLFYALLFGAIGLWGYKAVNTLDSMVGYKNEKYQDFGMFSAKLDDVLNFIPSRLTGLLMVLGTKNETDWSLGKRLKRWVQDARKHPSPNSGYLEAATAVQLGVQLGGRNSYQGVISHRALMGERLVPLTKEHIVTSITHMRMATWLFMLVMVAVEVLIYVIA; this is translated from the coding sequence ATGTTGACACTGATCATTGCCTGTCTAATAGGGCTGTTATTCGACTTAGTGGTAGGGGACCCGCCAAGGCTGCCGCATCCTGTACGCTGGATTGGTAAGCTGATTCAAGCGCAAACGGCTTTATGGAATAAGGGGAAATGGCGTAAGCTACGTGGTATGGTGATGGCGTTGGCTGTTGTGGGCACAACGATGTTTGTGGTGACCCTCATTGTACTGCTAAGCTATCAAGTAAGCCTGCTTTTTGGCATTGCGGTAGAAGGGCTGCTCATTGGCATTGGCTTGGCACAGCGCAGCCTAAAGGAAGCGGCGCTGGCGGTATATGAGCCGCTTGTACAGGGCGATTTTGCCGAAGCACGTGTCAAGCTATCATGGATTGTAGGGCGTGATACCGATCAGCTTGGCGAGGATGAAATTGTCCGTGGCGTGGTGGAAACCGTTTCTGAAAATACAAGTGATGGTGTAACGGCTCCGCTTTTTTATGCATTGCTCTTTGGCGCAATTGGCTTATGGGGCTATAAGGCTGTCAATACGTTAGACTCCATGGTTGGCTATAAAAATGAAAAATATCAGGACTTTGGCATGTTCTCGGCGAAGCTGGATGATGTGTTAAACTTTATTCCAAGTCGTCTAACAGGCTTACTTATGGTGCTAGGTACAAAAAATGAAACAGACTGGTCGCTTGGCAAGCGCTTAAAGCGTTGGGTTCAGGATGCAAGGAAGCATCCAAGCCCTAATAGTGGCTATTTAGAGGCAGCAACGGCTGTACAGCTTGGCGTGCAGCTTGGAGGCAGAAATAGCTATCAAGGGGTTATTTCACATCGTGCATTAATGGGAGAAAGGCTAGTGCCGTTAACGAAGGAGCATATTGTCACATCCATTACGCACATGCGTATGGCTACGTGGCTCTTTATGCTTGTCATGGTGGCAGTGGAGGTGTTGATCTATGTTATTGCCTAA
- a CDS encoding pyridoxal phosphate-dependent aminotransferase, with product MLLPNHGANPQHVYQRLGLQMPKEVYDFSENVNAAGPPAFVEACWQAFYPLLQRYPDPNGEPFLTKVAAFHQVAKDRIVLGNGAAELFNALARRYAQKQVIVVHPTFSEYERTLRAVGATIIPVIVTDFMAYTLPMEQLKRAMVQADALYLCTPNNPTGVLPTKEDIEALIAYGAAVDCELVLDEAFMDWVDESSSMIQASAKNPHVIVVRSMTKMYAIPGLRLGYLVAHPPIVATLREVLPHWNINAFALVIGAGCLDEQHYCQQAIAYAATQREQLQHYLQGNGCQVTNSVTNYVCFSLPKDQRADDFFTYCLAKGVVLRHTKNFQGLQGQWFRIGIKDVAAMTYLYHCLQAWFNKGRAM from the coding sequence ATGTTATTGCCTAATCATGGCGCAAATCCACAGCATGTTTATCAGCGATTAGGCTTGCAGATGCCAAAGGAGGTCTATGATTTTAGTGAAAATGTCAATGCCGCAGGACCACCAGCCTTTGTGGAGGCATGCTGGCAAGCATTTTATCCATTGCTTCAGCGTTATCCAGACCCAAATGGCGAGCCATTTCTAACAAAGGTGGCAGCCTTTCATCAGGTGGCAAAGGATAGGATTGTACTAGGAAATGGCGCAGCAGAGCTGTTTAATGCGCTGGCAAGACGCTATGCACAGAAGCAGGTTATTGTTGTGCATCCAACCTTTTCGGAATATGAGCGTACACTGCGTGCTGTCGGGGCAACGATTATACCAGTAATTGTGACGGATTTTATGGCGTATACATTGCCAATGGAGCAGCTTAAGCGGGCAATGGTGCAGGCAGATGCACTTTATCTTTGTACGCCTAATAATCCAACAGGGGTATTGCCTACAAAAGAGGACATAGAGGCATTAATAGCGTATGGAGCCGCAGTTGACTGTGAGCTTGTGCTGGATGAGGCTTTTATGGATTGGGTGGACGAGTCATCTTCCATGATTCAAGCTAGCGCTAAAAATCCACATGTCATTGTGGTACGTTCCATGACGAAAATGTATGCGATTCCGGGCTTACGGCTTGGCTATTTAGTGGCACATCCACCAATTGTAGCGACATTGCGAGAGGTGCTACCGCATTGGAATATAAATGCCTTTGCACTAGTAATTGGAGCAGGCTGCTTGGATGAGCAGCACTATTGTCAGCAGGCAATTGCCTATGCTGCCACACAGCGGGAGCAACTTCAGCACTATTTACAGGGCAATGGCTGTCAGGTGACAAATAGTGTAACCAATTATGTATGCTTCTCGTTGCCGAAAGACCAGCGGGCGGATGACTTTTTTACATATTGTTTAGCAAAGGGCGTTGTGCTACGCCATACCAAAAACTTTCAGGGCTTACAGGGGCAATGGTTCCGCATTGGCATCAAGGATGTAGCAGCGATGACCTATTTATATCATTGCTTACAAGCATGGTTTAATAAGGGGAGAGCAATGTGA
- a CDS encoding histidine phosphatase family protein, with protein MTTFYLVRHGETVWNQEQRLQGWLDSPLTAAGKEAAQKLQQQLQSIPFVAGYSSSSGRAKETMAILTATRQLPIYYEEQLREIYLGDWQGQRIEDIMTTDRLNYERYTHDPAQFIATHTESFSAVTARAMSVLEKIAKRHRNQPVLLVSHAVTIKCIVNAILQRDICELWAAPFIHGTSVTVIAYKDQQWLVKEIGNIQHLQEV; from the coding sequence GTGACAACTTTTTATTTAGTAAGACATGGTGAAACCGTGTGGAATCAGGAGCAGCGCTTACAGGGCTGGCTAGATTCACCATTAACGGCTGCTGGCAAGGAGGCTGCACAAAAGCTCCAGCAGCAATTACAGTCCATTCCGTTTGTGGCTGGCTATAGTAGCTCAAGTGGTCGTGCTAAGGAAACAATGGCAATTTTAACGGCGACGCGACAGTTACCTATCTATTATGAGGAGCAGTTACGCGAAATCTATTTGGGGGACTGGCAAGGGCAGCGAATTGAAGATATTATGACGACAGATCGGCTGAATTATGAACGGTATACACATGACCCTGCACAATTTATAGCAACACATACGGAAAGCTTTAGTGCTGTGACAGCACGAGCTATGTCTGTGTTAGAAAAAATTGCTAAACGGCATAGGAATCAGCCAGTGTTGCTTGTGTCACATGCCGTTACGATTAAATGTATTGTCAATGCTATTTTACAGCGCGATATTTGTGAGCTATGGGCAGCACCCTTTATCCATGGGACAAGTGTGACGGTTATTGCTTATAAAGACCAGCAGTGGCTTGTGAAAGAGATTGGCAATATCCAGCATTTACAGGAGGTGTGA
- a CDS encoding bifunctional adenosylcobinamide kinase/adenosylcobinamide-phosphate guanylyltransferase — translation MPLIFIAGGVRSGKSQFAEQMAARYCQAQRFIYLASGVALDQEMQQRILRHQADRQAQPIHWHTVEAPSAIADALAECKAGDIVLWDCVTTWLANIFYEGFDDGTPCFAQPGCLDNKLAQVKQAIEALLAQDIVLLVVSNELFDEPPYASHEVELYRQTLGQCHQWFVATAQEAYEIHYGIAKRWK, via the coding sequence ATGCCACTTATTTTTATAGCAGGCGGTGTGCGCAGTGGTAAATCCCAATTTGCTGAACAAATGGCAGCACGCTATTGCCAAGCACAGCGGTTTATTTATCTTGCCTCTGGTGTTGCCTTGGATCAGGAGATGCAGCAGCGCATTTTACGTCATCAGGCAGATCGGCAAGCACAGCCTATACATTGGCACACGGTGGAGGCCCCCTCTGCAATAGCGGATGCGCTTGCTGAATGCAAGGCTGGCGATATTGTGCTATGGGATTGTGTTACAACATGGCTGGCAAATATTTTTTATGAGGGCTTTGATGATGGTACACCTTGCTTTGCACAGCCAGGCTGCTTAGATAACAAGCTTGCACAGGTCAAGCAGGCAATCGAGGCATTGCTAGCACAAGATATTGTGCTGCTTGTTGTGTCGAATGAGCTGTTTGATGAGCCGCCCTATGCAAGCCATGAGGTGGAGCTTTATCGACAAACGCTGGGGCAATGCCATCAATGGTTTGTCGCTACCGCACAAGAAGCCTATGAAATCCATTATGGTATTGCGAAAAGATGGAAGTAA
- the cobS gene encoding adenosylcobinamide-GDP ribazoletransferase, translated as MKTIWSSLLLAFQFFTVLPVQKELPLNRATITGMFACLPWIGALMGATVAVVLYGLTQWTASSDILLAFIVLGLFALWTGGLHLDGFIDMGDAYFSYRDREKRLEILDDPRVGAFGVLAVLFLLLGKFVILHELFVQQQFALWMAVFVPFLTRIGMSLYFLSLKCAKDKGLAYYFQSHIHAKALTGWMLVSLILGLALVLVITKLSIVPVILVVVLALALLLFRQFTVRNFGGVSGDLLGASIEGMEVVLWVTLLLCA; from the coding sequence ATGAAAACGATATGGTCTAGCCTACTGCTAGCATTTCAATTTTTTACGGTATTGCCTGTACAGAAAGAGCTGCCATTAAATAGAGCCACCATTACAGGGATGTTTGCCTGCCTACCGTGGATAGGGGCTTTGATGGGTGCAACTGTAGCCGTTGTTCTTTACGGTCTAACACAGTGGACGGCAAGCAGTGATATACTGCTAGCCTTTATTGTGCTGGGGCTCTTTGCCTTATGGACAGGTGGCTTGCATTTAGATGGCTTTATTGATATGGGGGATGCTTATTTTTCGTATCGGGATCGTGAGAAGCGGCTGGAAATTTTAGATGACCCACGGGTGGGGGCATTTGGTGTATTAGCTGTGCTATTTTTATTATTAGGGAAGTTTGTTATTTTGCATGAGCTTTTTGTCCAACAGCAATTTGCTCTATGGATGGCTGTATTCGTACCTTTTTTAACAAGGATTGGGATGAGCCTTTATTTTTTATCGCTGAAATGTGCGAAGGATAAAGGGCTTGCCTATTATTTTCAATCACATATTCATGCAAAGGCATTAACAGGCTGGATGCTAGTATCTCTTATACTGGGGCTAGCGCTTGTACTCGTGATCACAAAGCTGTCAATCGTGCCTGTTATACTTGTAGTGGTGCTAGCGCTGGCCTTGCTGCTATTTCGCCAGTTTACTGTGCGTAATTTTGGCGGTGTATCAGGTGATTTACTGGGCGCTTCAATTGAAGGAATGGAGGTTGTGCTATGGGTGACATTGTTACTGTGCGCTTAA
- a CDS encoding histidine phosphatase family protein — protein MGDIVTVRLIRHAPTTANIEKRYLGWTDAPLANPMALTVIDDTVQQVYGSDLQRCQTTASYYFPNASYCADARLREMHFGAFEGKTYTDLQAQPQYRAWLDDPDQTPPPQGERFKAFTARVLDGFYALPKDEDHYYLVVHGGVIRALLVAFAPTEQPFWSYQVSHDQQFILTFTRKAWEEGARCISLLVEPIMAKPTM, from the coding sequence ATGGGTGACATTGTTACTGTGCGCTTAATTCGGCATGCACCAACAACTGCCAATATAGAAAAACGCTATCTTGGCTGGACGGATGCACCATTGGCTAATCCAATGGCACTCACTGTAATTGATGATACCGTTCAACAAGTGTATGGCAGTGATTTACAGCGCTGTCAAACAACAGCGTCGTATTATTTTCCAAATGCCAGCTATTGTGCAGATGCAAGATTGCGAGAAATGCATTTTGGGGCATTTGAAGGCAAGACCTATACGGATTTACAGGCACAGCCCCAGTATCGTGCATGGCTCGATGACCCTGACCAGACGCCACCGCCGCAGGGCGAGCGCTTTAAGGCATTTACCGCGCGTGTACTAGATGGCTTTTATGCTTTGCCAAAGGATGAGGATCACTATTATCTTGTCGTTCATGGTGGAGTGATTCGTGCCTTGCTTGTAGCATTTGCTCCAACGGAACAGCCCTTTTGGTCGTATCAGGTGTCGCATGACCAGCAATTTATTTTAACATTTACGCGTAAGGCTTGGGAGGAGGGAGCAAGATGCATATCTTTATTGGTGGAGCCTATAATGGCAAAACCGACTATGTAA
- a CDS encoding bifunctional adenosylcobinamide kinase/adenosylcobinamide-phosphate guanylyltransferase, producing MHIFIGGAYNGKTDYVMRYYQQQHVVLVDGAIPKEAPACDVLVLKNLEKWLVTQSLEDDSPLIQTMLTELRQLAQQCTLAVIVTDMGRGVVPMDKQARLLRDTCGRFYQALFAEAEQVVRIWYGIGESIKEKRE from the coding sequence ATGCATATCTTTATTGGTGGAGCCTATAATGGCAAAACCGACTATGTAATGCGTTACTATCAACAGCAGCACGTTGTACTGGTGGATGGTGCAATACCAAAGGAAGCGCCAGCGTGTGACGTGCTGGTGCTGAAAAATTTAGAAAAATGGCTGGTAACACAGTCGTTAGAGGATGATTCGCCACTTATTCAAACGATGCTGACAGAGCTACGGCAGCTAGCGCAGCAATGTACATTGGCGGTGATTGTGACAGATATGGGGCGTGGCGTTGTGCCAATGGACAAGCAGGCACGGCTATTACGGGATACCTGTGGTCGCTTCTATCAGGCTTTATTTGCGGAAGCGGAGCAGGTTGTTCGCATTTGGTATGGCATTGGTGAGTCTATTAAGGAAAAGAGGGAATGA
- a CDS encoding ECF transporter S component, which translates to MERQKLVKWVLAAMVAAICAVGAMIKIPLFIMPTVALDSAPAFLSVVFLSPVLAGAAGLIGHFITALTAGFPLGPLHLIIAAEMFGVVWLFGVMHRRGMHVWKWPVAFLLNGVAAPLPFYFIISPAFFWGALASICAATAINLVIAAIVMPVLTKVLVRKEGSLL; encoded by the coding sequence ATGGAGCGACAAAAGCTGGTGAAATGGGTACTGGCAGCAATGGTTGCAGCAATTTGTGCGGTGGGGGCAATGATTAAAATTCCATTATTTATCATGCCAACGGTTGCGCTTGACTCAGCGCCTGCCTTTTTAAGTGTTGTTTTTTTATCGCCTGTGCTAGCGGGAGCGGCAGGACTAATTGGGCATTTTATAACAGCATTAACAGCAGGCTTTCCACTAGGTCCGTTGCATCTTATTATTGCTGCTGAAATGTTTGGTGTTGTGTGGCTTTTTGGGGTGATGCATAGAAGGGGGATGCATGTTTGGAAATGGCCTGTTGCCTTTCTGCTAAACGGTGTAGCTGCACCATTGCCGTTTTACTTTATCATTAGCCCAGCATTTTTCTGGGGAGCGCTTGCCAGCATTTGTGCGGCAACAGCGATTAATTTAGTGATAGCTGCTATCGTTATGCCTGTATTAACAAAGGTTTTAGTGCGCAAGGAAGGTAGCCTATTATGA
- a CDS encoding ribonucleotide-diphosphate reductase subunit beta has product MTTITKRQIMDKEAPNRSTGIVNGRSSNILNWDDVRFSWAYPKYKKMLGNFWTPFEINMSNDVKQFPELTKDEQESFLKIIGLLALLDSVQTDFAGKVADYLTDSSLNALMIILAQQEVIHNHSYSYVLSSIVNKAEQDRTFDFWRTEPVLERRNDFVIKGYHAFSEEPTVENMLEAIIYDVILEGLFFYSGFAFFYHLARNQKMVATSTMINYINRDEQLHVDLFVKIYQELLAEYPEYDTPERKEKVQDIFREAVQLEIDWANEVIGDKIEGLDVEDVHDYVHFYANVRCNQLGVDRPFDGYRKNPLKWIKAYEDVDQGKTDFFEQRSRQYVKVNVEDNGFDDL; this is encoded by the coding sequence ATGACAACAATTACGAAACGACAAATTATGGATAAGGAAGCACCTAACCGCTCTACAGGTATTGTGAACGGGCGCTCCTCTAATATTTTAAATTGGGATGACGTGCGCTTTAGCTGGGCGTATCCTAAGTATAAAAAAATGCTTGGCAACTTCTGGACACCCTTTGAAATTAATATGAGCAATGATGTTAAGCAGTTTCCAGAGCTAACAAAGGATGAACAAGAATCATTTTTAAAAATTATTGGCTTATTGGCACTATTGGATAGTGTGCAAACGGATTTTGCTGGCAAGGTGGCAGACTATTTAACCGATTCGAGCTTAAATGCGTTAATGATTATTCTAGCACAGCAGGAGGTTATTCATAATCACTCCTATTCCTATGTGCTGTCAAGTATTGTTAATAAAGCTGAGCAGGATCGTACCTTTGATTTTTGGCGTACGGAGCCCGTGCTAGAGCGTCGCAATGATTTTGTCATTAAAGGCTACCATGCTTTTTCCGAGGAGCCAACGGTTGAAAATATGCTAGAAGCCATTATTTATGATGTCATTTTAGAGGGCTTATTTTTCTATTCGGGCTTTGCCTTCTTCTATCATTTAGCGCGCAATCAAAAAATGGTCGCTACGTCTACGATGATCAATTATATTAATCGCGATGAGCAGCTCCATGTCGATTTATTTGTGAAAATTTATCAGGAGCTATTAGCGGAATATCCAGAGTACGATACACCTGAGCGTAAAGAGAAGGTGCAGGATATCTTCCGCGAAGCCGTTCAACTGGAAATCGATTGGGCAAATGAAGTGATCGGCGATAAAATTGAAGGGCTTGATGTTGAGGATGTCCATGATTATGTCCACTTCTATGCCAATGTGCGCTGTAATCAGCTTGGCGTTGACCGCCCATTTGACGGCTATCGCAAAAATCCATTGAAATGGATTAAGGCATATGAGGATGTGGACCAAGGCAAAACAGACTTCTTTGAGCAGCGTTCCCGCCAATATGTCAAAGTGAATGTAGAAGATAATGGTTTTGATGATTTATAA